ATTTGTACCATAGTTTAAAATTAAACATTTTTTATGGAAACTTTAGTTGCTGCAAAAAAAAATCTTGATAAAAGAGGTTTTTTAGATATCGATACACCAAACATTAATTATGTTGAGGAGATTTTAAAATTGAAAAAAGAAAAGAATGCAGTTATACTTGCACATTACTACCAAATAGATGAAATTCAAGAAATTGCAGATTTCGTAGGCGATAGTTTAGCTTTGGCTCAAAAAGCTGCTGAAACAAAAGCTGATATGATTGTTTTTGCTGGAGTTCATTTTATGGCAGAAACTGCAAAAATATTAAACCCAAATAAAAAAGTATTATTACCCGACCTCTTAGCAGGTTGCTCTTTGGCAGATTCATGTCCGCCAGAAAAATTCGCTGATTTCAAAAAGAAACACCCAAATCATAAGGTAGTTACATACATTAACTGTTCTGCAGACATCAAAGCATTGAGTGATATTGTTTGTACTTCATCTAATGCTAGAAAAATAATAGATTCTTTTCCTGAAGATCAGCCGTTAATTTTTGCTCCTGATAGAAATTTAGGAGATTATTTAAATAAGGAAACAGGTAGAGATATGCTTCTTTGGGATGGAGCCTGTATGGTTCATGAAGCTTTTTCTATGGAGAAATTGATTGACCTTTACAAAGATCATCCAGATGCAGAATTAATTGCACATCCAGAGTCGGAAGCTCACATGCTTAAAGTTGCCAAATATATTGGATCTACTTCTGGCTTGTTAAATCATGTTAGAAATAGCAAAAAAGAAAAATTTATTGTTGCTACTGAAGCTGGTATTCTCTTTCAAATGATGCAAGAAAATCCAGATAAAATAATTATCCCTGCTCCAGCAAAAGATGATAATACATGTGCTTGTAGTGAGTGTGCTTATATGAAATTGAATACAATGAAAAAACTGTATTTATGTTTAAAACACGAATTACCGAACATTGAAGTTGATAAAGAATTAGCTAAAAAAGCAATTTTACCAATTGAAAGAATGCTAGCGCTTTCTTAATAAGAATTTAAAAGATGCTGTCAGATAAAAAAGTAATTACAACTGATTTCCTCGTTATTGGTTCTGGAATATCAGGATTAACCTTTGCTCTAAAAACGGCTACGAAGTTTAAAGATGCAAAAATTACCATTGTTACAAAAGATGAACAGAGCGAATCTAACACTAAATATGCACAAGGTGGAATTGCAACTGTTTATGACAAAACGGTAGATAGTTTTGAGCAACATATAAATGATACTCTAATTGCTGGAGATGGTTTATGTGACAAGGAGGTTGTAAAAATGGTTATTGAAGATGCTCCTGGTAGGTTACAGGAATTAATTGATTGGGGTACAAAATTTGACAGAAACGAAAACAAAGAGTATGATTTAGGTCGTGAAGGAGGTCATTCACAAAATAGAGTTTTACATCATACAGATATTACTGGTGCAGAAATAGAAAGAGCGCTATTAGCACAGGTTAATGCTTTACCAAATATAGATTTTTTAACACATCATTACGCAATTGACTTAATTACTGAGCATCAAGTAAAAAATAAAAAAACAAAACGAAATGGAAAAATCTCATGTTTTGGCGCTTATGTTTTAAATATTAAAGAATCTAAAGTTAAAACCTTTGTAAGTAAATTTACGATTTTAGCCTCTGGAGGTAATGGTCAAGTTTACGAAACAACGACAAACCCAACTGTTGCCACTGGTGATGGTATTGGTATTGCCTATAGAGCAAAAGCTGAAATTTCGGATATGGAATTTATTCAGTTTCACCCAACAGCTTTATACAACCCCGGTGAATATCCAGCCTTTTTAATCTCTGAAGCTGTTAGAGGTTTTGGTGCTAAGCTAAGAGATTTCAATGGAAATTATTTTATGCATAAATATGATGAACGAGAAGAACTAGCTTCTAGAGATATTGTTGCCAGAGCCATAGATAACGAATTAAAAAAGAGCGGTAGTCCCCATGTATATTTAGATTGCACTAATCTTGACATAGAGAAATTTAAAGAACACTTCCCTAATATTACAGATAAGTGTGCTTCTTTAAATATAAATGTTGAAAAAGACTTTATTCCTGTTGTTCCTGCTTCTCATTATATTTGTGGTGGTGTTAATGTTAATAAAAAAGCCAAGACATCTATAAAGAAGCTATATGCTATTGGTGAGGTTACAAAAACAGGTTTGCATGGTGGAAATAGATTAGCATCTAATTCTTTACTAGAAGGTATTGTATACGCTCATAAGGCTTTTTTAAACATCTCTAAAAAATATAACAGTACCAAGACACCTAAAAACATACCTGAATGGAATGATAATGGCGTAATTAAAAACATGGAAAAAATTTTAATTACACATGATAGAAACGAAGTAAAAACAATAATGACTAATTATGTTGGTATTGTTCGTTCTAACGAACGTTTAGAACGTGCTGAAAAAAGGTTACGTGCTCTCTATGAAGATAATAAACGTTTGTACGATTATTCTGAACTTTCTGTTGATTTATGTGAATTAAGAAATCTAATTACTACCGCTTATTTAATTACCCAATTTTCTAAAAAAAGAACAAAAAATTGTGGTGGTTTTTATAGTTTAGATTGTAGTTAAAATTAATGACGCACCTCTTTTATGGCTATAAATAATTAAGAAAAACTATTTATAATAGAAACCAACTCTTTTTTTTGTACTACTCCTGATTGTCTCCAAACTTGTTTACCTGATTTGTATAAAACTAATGTTGGTACCCCTCTAACTTGATATTTTGCAGCTAAAGATTGGTTTTTATCAACATCAATTTTAATAATTGAAACTTTATCTTCTAAAGACTCTTTTACTTCTTTTAAAATTGGATTCATCATTTTACATGGCCCACACCATTCTGCAAAAAAATCTACTAAAACTGGTTTATCTTGATTAATTATTTTTGAAAAATTGCTCATGCCTAAGAAAATTTTTATTTTTTATTTTTTATTTTTTATTAAATTTTATACTCCATATTCCTCTCACTTCATTCTCTTTATAACCTATAGCTTTATCTTTCGGATACAAGTTTTTAATTTGAGTTAAAGTATTGGTTTTTATATCTGAAACTGGTTTACCATGACATTGTAAACACATAGAGTTCGTTTTAATCGGGTAGTAAAATTCTACACTCTCACCAGATTCTACAACAATTGCTTTAGATTCGCTCCTATTTTTAATATCGTTTTTAAAAACAGCGATATACCCTTTTTCTACTTCATTAGCTGTATTACTATAGTTTCTAGGTTTATCAGAAACTCTTTTATTGTTGCCTTATGAATAATAGACATACTGTCTGTTAACGGATATGCTCTTTCATTACAAAAATTTAAAGCAGCTAAAGTTCCTTCTTTTTGAATTGTACTCATTAAATTTTTTCCTAAAACAGATTTGGTCGTTAGTGCATACTTTAGTCCTCTTTCATTATATGGTAGGTTATTAAAGCTATTACGCTCTCTTTCCTTTTGTTTGCCTTCTTTATTTACGACTCCACTTCTTTTACCTTTTTCTTTATTATAATGATTTTCAAACCATGATGGCTGTTTAATCTCATTATCAAACATATAATCAGAAATCACCTTTATAGTTTCATCAGGAAAAGTTTGTTTTGGCATTAATCCAAAACGTTTTACTGCTTCAAACATTTTAACATTCTCTTTAGTAGGGTTTTCAATCCAATTTTGCATTGAGTTTATAAACTCTTCTTTAGTTGTATTATTTTTTATATAGTGTTTTTTTATAGCAACCATAGGAGGTGCAATTCTATCTTCGCTTGTAGCTGTAGGATTATGACATACATAGCAATTTGTTTCCATTAACTTTTTACCAGGATGTTCTTTTTCTTTTCTATCTAAAACCGTTTTATCTTTAGACAATAATTTATTTTTAGAGTTTTTACAACTAAATATAAAAACAATCATTAATAGTAATGCGAATGGCTTCATCTTTTTTATTACAAAAATAAAGCCTGTTTAGCTCATAAAAAGTAACCTATGTTACAATACACAAACTTTAATATTCATAAGTACTAGCAGACACTTTAAAGTATAGTTAAGAATTAACAAACCAAAAAATTCTTCTAAACAAAAAATCCTGCACAAAATGTACAGGATTTATATTTTATAGAAAAAGTAATTAAAATTACATTTCTAATGTTTTCTTAATATCATTGTTCATTAATAACTCAACAGGGTTTTCTAATGCTTCTTTAACAGCAACTAAGAATCCAACTGATTCACGACCATCAATAACTCTGTGATCATAAGATAATGCTACATACATAATTGGTTGAATTACAACTTCACCATTAACAGCCATTGGTCTGTTTACGATATTATGCATTCCTAAAATTCCACTTTGTGGAGGGTTTAAAATTGGAGTTGATAACATAGAACCAAATACACCACCATTTGTAATAGTAAATGTTCCTCCAGTCATTTCATCAACAGTAATTTGTCCATCTCTTGCACGTAAAGCTAAACGCTTTACTTCGCTTTCAACTCCTCTAAAAGATAAATCTTCAGCATTTCTAATTACAGGAACCATTAATCCTTTAGGACCAGAAACTGCAATAGAAATATCTTGAAATTCATTTTTAATTTGGTAATCTCCATCAATCATAGAGTTTACATCAGGGTATAATTCTAAAGCTCTAACAACTGCTAAAGTGAAAAAAGACATAAATCCTAATCCAACACCATGCTTTGCTTTAAAATCTTCTTTATACTCTTTACGTAAATCGAAAATTGGCTGCATATTAACTTCATTAAATGTAGTTAACATTGCTG
This genomic stretch from Tenacibaculum sp. Bg11-29 harbors:
- the nadB gene encoding L-aspartate oxidase; amino-acid sequence: MLSDKKVITTDFLVIGSGISGLTFALKTATKFKDAKITIVTKDEQSESNTKYAQGGIATVYDKTVDSFEQHINDTLIAGDGLCDKEVVKMVIEDAPGRLQELIDWGTKFDRNENKEYDLGREGGHSQNRVLHHTDITGAEIERALLAQVNALPNIDFLTHHYAIDLITEHQVKNKKTKRNGKISCFGAYVLNIKESKVKTFVSKFTILASGGNGQVYETTTNPTVATGDGIGIAYRAKAEISDMEFIQFHPTALYNPGEYPAFLISEAVRGFGAKLRDFNGNYFMHKYDEREELASRDIVARAIDNELKKSGSPHVYLDCTNLDIEKFKEHFPNITDKCASLNINVEKDFIPVVPASHYICGGVNVNKKAKTSIKKLYAIGEVTKTGLHGGNRLASNSLLEGIVYAHKAFLNISKKYNSTKTPKNIPEWNDNGVIKNMEKILITHDRNEVKTIMTNYVGIVRSNERLERAEKRLRALYEDNKRLYDYSELSVDLCELRNLITTAYLITQFSKKRTKNCGGFYSLDCS
- the nadA gene encoding quinolinate synthase NadA, encoding METLVAAKKNLDKRGFLDIDTPNINYVEEILKLKKEKNAVILAHYYQIDEIQEIADFVGDSLALAQKAAETKADMIVFAGVHFMAETAKILNPNKKVLLPDLLAGCSLADSCPPEKFADFKKKHPNHKVVTYINCSADIKALSDIVCTSSNARKIIDSFPEDQPLIFAPDRNLGDYLNKETGRDMLLWDGACMVHEAFSMEKLIDLYKDHPDAELIAHPESEAHMLKVAKYIGSTSGLLNHVRNSKKEKFIVATEAGILFQMMQENPDKIIIPAPAKDDNTCACSECAYMKLNTMKKLYLCLKHELPNIEVDKELAKKAILPIERMLALS
- the trxA gene encoding thioredoxin, yielding MSNFSKIINQDKPVLVDFFAEWCGPCKMMNPILKEVKESLEDKVSIIKIDVDKNQSLAAKYQVRGVPTLVLYKSGKQVWRQSGVVQKKELVSIINSFS
- the odhB gene encoding 2-oxoglutarate dehydrogenase complex dihydrolipoyllysine-residue succinyltransferase, coding for MSVLEMKVPSPGESITEVEIASWLVEDGDYVEKDQPIAEVDSDKATLELPAEESGIITLKAEEGDAVEVGAVVCLIDMSAEKPAGGSSTETKTTEAPKVEAPKKEEAKAATYATGTASPAAKKVLAEKGMDAASVKGTGKDGRVTKEDAVKAVPSMGTQPANGSRSTVRKKMSMLRRKVAQRLVAVKSETAMLTTFNEVNMQPIFDLRKEYKEDFKAKHGVGLGFMSFFTLAVVRALELYPDVNSMIDGDYQIKNEFQDISIAVSGPKGLMVPVIRNAEDLSFRGVESEVKRLALRARDGQITVDEMTGGTFTITNGGVFGSMLSTPILNPPQSGILGMHNIVNRPMAVNGEVVIQPIMYVALSYDHRVIDGRESVGFLVAVKEALENPVELLMNNDIKKTLEM